From Drosophila subpulchrella strain 33 F10 #4 breed RU33 unplaced genomic scaffold, RU_Dsub_v1.1 Primary Assembly Seq354, whole genome shotgun sequence, the proteins below share one genomic window:
- the LOC119560539 gene encoding neprilysin-2 isoform X1, with protein sequence MQTVIKHPNWWRCRTKLERGLLVISVILFVATAVGFGLWTYALQVANPPENPQATALHGDSTTINKVPVSTTSKGKAGDSSDVCLTQECIHTASTVLRKMRPEVEPCDNFYEFACGTYLEEENIPDDKVSISTFSVISDKLQEQLKDIITAERPESEPKHFRLPNLLYKACMNKTLIETLGAEPITRVAEKLGGWPLIKGDSWNADDSWTWQEQVKKFRSAGFSMDYIIDFSIGVDLQNSTKRLIDLDQSSLALSREYLVKGFNETLVTAYYDYMVDISVLFGANKELAKTELLKSLEFEIALANISWPNEKRRNSSELYNLRTPAQLQAVYPYVQWVDYMNALLPEGLSVAEDEMINLSVPSFFEDLGKLLAKTPKRVIANYMFWRIHGFSVGFLTEEFRKRQLQYATALSGRQEQEARWKECVDIATGSMDEVSEEDFDSLGISVGSLYVRKHFHKDSKANALEMVNDIRSVFNDILDEVNWMDAKTKKEAKEKLHSMATHIGYPDEMLDNEKLAAYYAKLDIDPAKYFESFLGMNIFGTDYSFNKLRLPVNKTDWVRHARPAIVNAFYSSLENSIQFPAGILQGHFFNAQRPKYMNFGAIGYVIGHEITHGFDDQGRQFDVKGNLRDWWQPDTQKAYLAKAKCIIEQYGNYTERATGLNLNGINTQGENIADNGGVKESYIAYRRWVEKHGPEPKLPGLDYTPEQMFWVAAGQTWCAKYRKESLKMRITTGVHSPSEFRVLGSLSNMKDFAKDFQCPEGSPMNPVQKCEVW encoded by the exons GCACCCCAACTGGTGGCGCTGTCGCACCAAGTTGGAGCGAGGTCTGCTGGTGATCAGCGTGATCCTCTTCGTGGCCACCGCCGTCGGATTCGGACTGTGGACCTATGCCCTCCAGGTGGCCAATCCCCCCGAGAATCCCCAGGCCACTGCCCTGCACGGGGACAGCACCACCATCAACAAGGTGCCCGTGAGCACTACCTCAAAGGGCAAGGCGGGCGACTCGAGCGACGTGTGCCTCACCCAGGAGTGCATCCACACGGCGTCCACCGTGCTGCGTAAGATGCGGCCCGAGGTGGAGCCGTGCGACAACTTCTACGAGTTCGCCTGCGGCACCTACCTCGAGGAGGAGAACATCCCCGACGACAAGGTCTCGATCAGCACCTTCTCGGTGATCTCCGACAAGCTGCAGGAGCAGCTCAAGGACATCATCACCGCGGAGCGCCCCGAATCGGAGCCGAAGCACTTCCGACTGCCCAACCTGCTCTACAAGGCCTGCATGAACAAGA CTCTCATCGAAACCCTGGGCGCTGAGCCCATAACTCGCGTGGCCGAAAAGTTGGGCGGCTGGCCGCTGATCAAGGGGGATTCCTGGAACGCAGACGACAGCTGGACGTGGCAGGAGCAGGTCAAGAAGTTCCGCTCCGCCGGATTCAGCATGGACTACATCATCGACTTCTCCATTGGGGTGGACCTGCAGAACAGCACCAAACGTCTTATAGAT CTGGACCAGTCGTCTCTGGCCCTCAGCCGCGAGTATTTGGTGAAGGGCTTCAACGAGACCCTGGTGACGGCCTACTACGACTATATGGTGGACATTTCCGTGCTGTTCGGAGCCAACAAGGAACTGGCCAAGACGGAGCTGCTCAAGTCGCTGGAGTTTGAGATCGCCCTGGCCAAT ATCTCCTGGCCCAACGAGAAGCGTCGCAACTCCTCGGAGCTGTACAACCTGAGGACTCCCGCGCAGTTGCAGGCCGTCTATCCCTACGTGCAGTGGGTGGACTACATGAACGCCCTGCTGCCGGAGGGACTGAGTGTGGCCGAGGACGAGATGATCAACCTGTCGGTGCCCAGTTTCTTCGAGGACCTCGGCAAGCTGCTGGCCAAGACGCCGAAGCGCGTCATCGCCAACTACATGTTTTGGCGCATCCACGGGTTCTCGGTGGGATTCCTGACCGAGGAGTTCCGCAAGCGGCAGCTGCAGTACGCCACCGCCCTCTCCGGTCGCCAGGAGCAGGAGGCCCGCTGGAAGGAGTGCGTCGACATCGCCACCGGCAG CATGGATGAGGTATCCGAAGAAGATTTCGATAG CCTCGGCATATCCGTGGGATCGCTCTACGTCCGCAAGCACTtccacaaggactcgaaggccaACGCCCTGGAGATGGTGAACGACATCCGCAGCGTCTTCAACGACATTTTGGACGAGGTCAACTGGATGGACGCCAAGACGAAGAAGGAGGCCAAGGAGAAGCTGCACAGCATGGCCACCCACATCGGGTACCCGGACGAGATGCTCGACAACGAGAAGCTGGCCGCGTACTACGCCAAGCTGGACATCGATCCCGCCAAGTACTTCGAGTCCTTCCTGGGCATGAACATCTTCGGCACGGACTACTCCTTCAACAAGCTGCGCCTGCCGGTCAACAAGACGGACTGGGTTCGCCACGCTCGTCCGGCGATCGTAAACGCCTTCTACTCCTCCCTGGAAAACAGTATTC aattcCCGGCCGGCATCCTGCAGGGACACTTCTTTAACGCCCAACGTCCCAAGTACATGAACTTTGGCGCTATCGGTTACGTAATTGGCCACGAGATTACCCACGGCTTCGACGATCAGGGTCGCCAGTTTGATGTGAAGGGCAATCTGCGGGACTGGTGGCAGCCGGACACCCAGAAGGCCTATCTGGCCAAGGCGAAATGCATCATCGAGCAGTACGGCAACTACACCGAGAGGGCCACCGGCCTGAAC TTGAATGGCATCAACACCCAGGGCGAGAACATCGCCGACAACGGGGGCGTCAAGGAGTCGTACATCGCCTACCGAAGATGGGTGGAGAAGCACGGACCGGAGCCAAAGCTTCCCGGATTGGACTACACCCCGGAGCAGATGTTTTGGGTGGCAGCCGGCCAGACCTGGTGTGCTAAATACCGTAAAG AATCTCTCAAGATGCGTATTACTACCGGCGTGCACTCGCCATCCGAGTTCCGCGTCCTTGGATCGCTCAGCAACATGAAGGACTTCGCCAAGGACTTCCAGTGTCCGGAGGGTTCGCCCATGAATCCGGTTCAAAAATGCGAAGTGTGGTAG
- the LOC119560560 gene encoding eukaryotic translation initiation factor 3 subunit F-1: MSALNLTVRVHPVVLFQVVDAFERRNADSHRVIGTLLGSVDKGVVEVTNCFCVPHKEHDDQVEAELSYALDMYDLNRKVNSNESVVGWWATGNDVTNHSSVIHEYYARECNNPVHLTVDTSLQGGRMGLRAYVCIQLGVPGGKSGCMFTPIPVELTSYEPETFGLKLLQKTVGVSPAHRPKTVPPMLDLAQISEASTKLQSLLDLILKYVDDVIAHKVTPDNAVGRQLLDLIHSVPHMTHEQFTQMFNANVRNLLLVITLSQLIKTQLQLNEKLTFLPTA, translated from the coding sequence ATGTCGGCCCTCAACCTGACCGTTCGCGTGCACCCTGTGGTGCTCTTCCAGGTGGTGGACGCCTTCGAGCGGAGGAACGCGGACTCGCACCGCGTCATCGGCACGCTGCTCGGCTCCGTGGACAAGGGAGTGGTGGAGGTGACCAACTGCTTCTGTGTCCCGCACAAGGAACACGACGACCAGGTGGAGGCGGAACTGAGCTACGCCCTGGACATGTACGACCTCAACCGCAAGGTTAACTCCAACGAGAGCGTGGTGGGCTGGTGGGCCACCGGCAACGACGTGACCAACCACAGCTCGGTCATCCACGAGTACTACGCCCGCGAGTGCAACAACCCCGTGCATCTCACCGTGGACACTTCGCTCCAAGGCGGTCGCATGGGCCTGCGCGCCTACGTCTGCATACAGCTGGGAGTCCCTGGCGGCAAGAGCGGCTGCATGTTCACACCCATTCCCGTCGAGCTGACCAGCTACGAGCCGGAGACCTTCGGACTCAAGCTGCTGCAGAAGACCGTGGGAGTGTCGCCCGCCCATCGGCCCAAGACCGTGCCCCCCATGCTGGACCTCGCCCAGATCTCGGAGGCTTCCACGAAGCTGCAGTCCCTGCTGGACCTGATCCTTAAGTACGTTGACGATGTGATCGCTCACAAGGTGACCCCGGACAACGCCGTCGGCCGCCAGCTGCTCGACCTCATCCACTCCGTGCCGCACATGACCCACGAGCAGTTCACACAAATGTTCAACGCTAACGTGCGCAACCTCCTGCTGGTCATCACGCTCTCCCAGCTTATCAAAACCCAGCTGCAGCTCAACGAGAAGCTCACCTTCCTGCCCACCGCCTAA
- the LOC119560539 gene encoding neprilysin-2 isoform X2: protein MQTVIKHPNWWRCRTKLERGLLVISVILFVATAVGFGLWTYALQVANPPENPQATALHGDSTTINKVPVSTTSKGKAGDSSDVCLTQECIHTASTVLRKMRPEVEPCDNFYEFACGTYLEEENIPDDKVSISTFSVISDKLQEQLKDIITAERPESEPKHFRLPNLLYKACMNKTLIETLGAEPITRVAEKLGGWPLIKGDSWNADDSWTWQEQVKKFRSAGFSMDYIIDFSIGVDLQNSTKRLIDLDQSSLALSREYLVKGFNETLVTAYYDYMVDISVLFGANKELAKTELLKSLEFEIALANISWPNEKRRNSSELYNLRTPAQLQAVYPYVQWVDYMNALLPEGLSVAEDEMINLSVPSFFEDLGKLLAKTPKRVIANYMFWRIHGFSVGFLTEEFRKRQLQYATALSGRQEQEARWKECVDIATGSLGISVGSLYVRKHFHKDSKANALEMVNDIRSVFNDILDEVNWMDAKTKKEAKEKLHSMATHIGYPDEMLDNEKLAAYYAKLDIDPAKYFESFLGMNIFGTDYSFNKLRLPVNKTDWVRHARPAIVNAFYSSLENSIQFPAGILQGHFFNAQRPKYMNFGAIGYVIGHEITHGFDDQGRQFDVKGNLRDWWQPDTQKAYLAKAKCIIEQYGNYTERATGLNLNGINTQGENIADNGGVKESYIAYRRWVEKHGPEPKLPGLDYTPEQMFWVAAGQTWCAKYRKESLKMRITTGVHSPSEFRVLGSLSNMKDFAKDFQCPEGSPMNPVQKCEVW from the exons GCACCCCAACTGGTGGCGCTGTCGCACCAAGTTGGAGCGAGGTCTGCTGGTGATCAGCGTGATCCTCTTCGTGGCCACCGCCGTCGGATTCGGACTGTGGACCTATGCCCTCCAGGTGGCCAATCCCCCCGAGAATCCCCAGGCCACTGCCCTGCACGGGGACAGCACCACCATCAACAAGGTGCCCGTGAGCACTACCTCAAAGGGCAAGGCGGGCGACTCGAGCGACGTGTGCCTCACCCAGGAGTGCATCCACACGGCGTCCACCGTGCTGCGTAAGATGCGGCCCGAGGTGGAGCCGTGCGACAACTTCTACGAGTTCGCCTGCGGCACCTACCTCGAGGAGGAGAACATCCCCGACGACAAGGTCTCGATCAGCACCTTCTCGGTGATCTCCGACAAGCTGCAGGAGCAGCTCAAGGACATCATCACCGCGGAGCGCCCCGAATCGGAGCCGAAGCACTTCCGACTGCCCAACCTGCTCTACAAGGCCTGCATGAACAAGA CTCTCATCGAAACCCTGGGCGCTGAGCCCATAACTCGCGTGGCCGAAAAGTTGGGCGGCTGGCCGCTGATCAAGGGGGATTCCTGGAACGCAGACGACAGCTGGACGTGGCAGGAGCAGGTCAAGAAGTTCCGCTCCGCCGGATTCAGCATGGACTACATCATCGACTTCTCCATTGGGGTGGACCTGCAGAACAGCACCAAACGTCTTATAGAT CTGGACCAGTCGTCTCTGGCCCTCAGCCGCGAGTATTTGGTGAAGGGCTTCAACGAGACCCTGGTGACGGCCTACTACGACTATATGGTGGACATTTCCGTGCTGTTCGGAGCCAACAAGGAACTGGCCAAGACGGAGCTGCTCAAGTCGCTGGAGTTTGAGATCGCCCTGGCCAAT ATCTCCTGGCCCAACGAGAAGCGTCGCAACTCCTCGGAGCTGTACAACCTGAGGACTCCCGCGCAGTTGCAGGCCGTCTATCCCTACGTGCAGTGGGTGGACTACATGAACGCCCTGCTGCCGGAGGGACTGAGTGTGGCCGAGGACGAGATGATCAACCTGTCGGTGCCCAGTTTCTTCGAGGACCTCGGCAAGCTGCTGGCCAAGACGCCGAAGCGCGTCATCGCCAACTACATGTTTTGGCGCATCCACGGGTTCTCGGTGGGATTCCTGACCGAGGAGTTCCGCAAGCGGCAGCTGCAGTACGCCACCGCCCTCTCCGGTCGCCAGGAGCAGGAGGCCCGCTGGAAGGAGTGCGTCGACATCGCCACCGGCAG CCTCGGCATATCCGTGGGATCGCTCTACGTCCGCAAGCACTtccacaaggactcgaaggccaACGCCCTGGAGATGGTGAACGACATCCGCAGCGTCTTCAACGACATTTTGGACGAGGTCAACTGGATGGACGCCAAGACGAAGAAGGAGGCCAAGGAGAAGCTGCACAGCATGGCCACCCACATCGGGTACCCGGACGAGATGCTCGACAACGAGAAGCTGGCCGCGTACTACGCCAAGCTGGACATCGATCCCGCCAAGTACTTCGAGTCCTTCCTGGGCATGAACATCTTCGGCACGGACTACTCCTTCAACAAGCTGCGCCTGCCGGTCAACAAGACGGACTGGGTTCGCCACGCTCGTCCGGCGATCGTAAACGCCTTCTACTCCTCCCTGGAAAACAGTATTC aattcCCGGCCGGCATCCTGCAGGGACACTTCTTTAACGCCCAACGTCCCAAGTACATGAACTTTGGCGCTATCGGTTACGTAATTGGCCACGAGATTACCCACGGCTTCGACGATCAGGGTCGCCAGTTTGATGTGAAGGGCAATCTGCGGGACTGGTGGCAGCCGGACACCCAGAAGGCCTATCTGGCCAAGGCGAAATGCATCATCGAGCAGTACGGCAACTACACCGAGAGGGCCACCGGCCTGAAC TTGAATGGCATCAACACCCAGGGCGAGAACATCGCCGACAACGGGGGCGTCAAGGAGTCGTACATCGCCTACCGAAGATGGGTGGAGAAGCACGGACCGGAGCCAAAGCTTCCCGGATTGGACTACACCCCGGAGCAGATGTTTTGGGTGGCAGCCGGCCAGACCTGGTGTGCTAAATACCGTAAAG AATCTCTCAAGATGCGTATTACTACCGGCGTGCACTCGCCATCCGAGTTCCGCGTCCTTGGATCGCTCAGCAACATGAAGGACTTCGCCAAGGACTTCCAGTGTCCGGAGGGTTCGCCCATGAATCCGGTTCAAAAATGCGAAGTGTGGTAG